One part of the Salmo salar chromosome ssa28, Ssal_v3.1, whole genome shotgun sequence genome encodes these proteins:
- the LOC106589288 gene encoding chromobox protein homolog 1 isoform X1, giving the protein MSMSEITEPSNDAPTLTEADINPAPTAIIPPAPTAPTQSEVTMTTPAEKTQEKAAEDVVAVEEEEEYVVEKVLNGRVVKGRVEYLLKWKGFSDDDNTWEPEDNLDCPDLIALFLQKQKSAHESVGKRKSAEPNVEGEESRPKKKKDDPEKLRGFTRGLDPERIIGATDSTGELMFLMKWKNSDEADLVPAKEANVKCPQVVISFYEERLTWHSYPTEEEEKKDDKN; this is encoded by the exons ATGAGTATGAGCGAGATTACAGAACCTTCTAATGATGCTCCCACTCTTACTGAAG CCGACATTAACCCTGCACCCACAGCCATCATTCCACCTGCACCCACAGCCCCCACCCAGTCTGAGGTGACGATGACGACACCGGCTGAGAAGACACAGGAGAAGGCAGCTGAGGATGTGGTGGCcgtggaggaagaggaagaatatGTGGTGGAGAAAGTTTTGAATGGAAGGGTGGTGAAAGGGAGAGTGGAGTACCTTCTTAAGTGGAAAGGCTTTTCGGA TGATGACAACACATGGGAGCCAGAGGATAATTTGGACTGTCCTGACCTGATTGCACTGTTTCTGCAGAAACAGAAATCCGCTCATGAGTCTGTAGGCAAGAGGAAGTCTGCAGAGCCTAATGTGGAAGGAGAGGAAAGTCGACCCAAGAAGAAAAAAGATGAC CCAGAGAAACTAAGGGGCTTCACTCGAGGTTTGGATCCAGAAAGGATTATTGGCGCCACTGACTCCACTGGAGAACTCATGTTCCTCATGAAATG GAAAAACTCAGATGAAGCAGACCTGGTACCAGCTAAGGAAGCAAATGTGAAGTGTCCACAGGTGGTCATATCGTTTTATGAGGAACGGCTCACGTGGCACTCTTACCCCaccgaggaggaggagaagaaggacgaCAAGAACTAG
- the LOC106589288 gene encoding chromobox protein homolog 1 isoform X2: MTTPAEKTQEKAAEDVVAVEEEEEYVVEKVLNGRVVKGRVEYLLKWKGFSDDDNTWEPEDNLDCPDLIALFLQKQKSAHESVGKRKSAEPNVEGEESRPKKKKDDPEKLRGFTRGLDPERIIGATDSTGELMFLMKWKNSDEADLVPAKEANVKCPQVVISFYEERLTWHSYPTEEEEKKDDKN; this comes from the exons ATGACGACACCGGCTGAGAAGACACAGGAGAAGGCAGCTGAGGATGTGGTGGCcgtggaggaagaggaagaatatGTGGTGGAGAAAGTTTTGAATGGAAGGGTGGTGAAAGGGAGAGTGGAGTACCTTCTTAAGTGGAAAGGCTTTTCGGA TGATGACAACACATGGGAGCCAGAGGATAATTTGGACTGTCCTGACCTGATTGCACTGTTTCTGCAGAAACAGAAATCCGCTCATGAGTCTGTAGGCAAGAGGAAGTCTGCAGAGCCTAATGTGGAAGGAGAGGAAAGTCGACCCAAGAAGAAAAAAGATGAC CCAGAGAAACTAAGGGGCTTCACTCGAGGTTTGGATCCAGAAAGGATTATTGGCGCCACTGACTCCACTGGAGAACTCATGTTCCTCATGAAATG GAAAAACTCAGATGAAGCAGACCTGGTACCAGCTAAGGAAGCAAATGTGAAGTGTCCACAGGTGGTCATATCGTTTTATGAGGAACGGCTCACGTGGCACTCTTACCCCaccgaggaggaggagaagaaggacgaCAAGAACTAG
- the LOC106589287 gene encoding endoplasmic reticulum membrane sensor NFE2L1 isoform X2, with translation MLYLKKYFTEGLIQFTILLSLIGVRVDLDTYLSNQLPPLREIILGPSSAYTQTQFHNLRNTLDGYGIHPKSVDLDQFFTTRRLLNQVRQLDRLSVPSPELSTWLVHRDPETVVSAASQSSPSITLDNGAGLEDVNNSETPTMRGGGGAPESTYNPSGEDSTLGAVAPEDSQEQHNRDGNDDLTKEDIDLIDILWRQDIDLGAGREVFNYSSRQKESEVEKPSPEEEERAEAQERWRNGVNLQEAQPVDGETGESIPEQIPGLGSQTSLSLQECLRLLEATFPFGEESPEFPAPVVTAELVVANEEAPSTSRGLPLAPPLDLEQQWQDIMAIMELQEMEVNNTSENSFLSTTSNSTNTSGSTSESGSVGSFGLTRSSTLIHQDVSLHQASLPSCSQDFPTLFNPEMDATSTPRTPLLRMSSSNSSNVNSTFGATNLTGLFLPPPLNSTNNITCTPVLPDPFSTLLEESMLDEISLLDLAMEEGFNQAQASQLEDELDSDSGLSLDSSHSPASPSSSETSCSSAASSSSTSATFSEEGAVGYSTDSESAAVEPEEGAVGGYQPEFNKLCRMSYQDPSQFHGLPQLDNINHNHTYNLPLSSSFDEHLELPIPTGKKMGREKQSKLKPQQDFLDKQSSRDERRARAMKIPFSNEKIINLPVEEFNELLSKHHLSEAQLALVRDIRRRGKNKMAAQNCRKRKLDTIINLEQGVHDLRRDKARLLKEKMEFIRSIRQMKQKVQSLYQEVFTQLRDEEGQPYPPSEYSLQYSADGSVLIMPRTMTDQQTRKPEKKQKDKKK, from the exons ATGCTTTACCTGAAAAAGTACTTCACAGAGGGCCTGATTCAGTTCACCATCCTCCTGAGTCTCATTGGGGTGCGGGTGGACCTGGACACCTACCTGAGCAATCAGCTGCCCCCACTGCGGGAGATCATCTTAGGCCCCAGCTCGGCCTACACCCAAACGCAGTTCCACAACCTCCGCAACACGCTGGACGGATATGGCATCCATCCCAAGAGTGTGGACCTTGACCAGTTCTTTACCACCCGCCGGCTGCTGAACCAGGTGCGCCAGCTGGATCGCCTGTCAGTGCCCAGTCCAGAGCTGAGCACGTGGCTGGTGCACCGTGACCCTGAGACTGTGGTGTCCGCCGCCAGCCAGTCCAGCCCCAGCATCACCCTGGACAATGGGGCCGGCCTGGAGGACGTGAACAACTCCGAAACCCCGACCATGAGGGGTGGCGGCGGAGCGCCTGAGTCCACCTACAACCCAAGTGGAGAGGACAGCACCCTGGGAGCCGTGGCCCCTGAGGACAGCCAGGAGCAACACAACAGGGATGGCAATGATGATCTCACCAAAGAG GACATTGATTTGATTGACATCCTGTGGCGACAGGACATCGACCTTGGCGCAGGACGGGAAGTGTTCAACTATAGCAGTCGCCAGAAGGAGAGTGAGGTGGAAAAGCCCAGcccagaggaggaggaaagagcagAGGcacaggagagatggaggaatggagTGAACCTTCAAGAGGCTCAGCCTGTGGATGGAGAGACCGGGGAGAGCATACCAGAGCAG ATCCCAGGCCTTGGCTCTCAGACCTCACTGTCCCTGCAGGAATGCCTAAGGCTGCTGGAGGCCACCTTCCCTTTCGGAGAAGAATCTCCTGAG TTTCCAGCCCCTGTAGTCACAGCTGAGCTTGTGGTGGCCAATGAAGAAGCTCCATCCACATCTCGGGGCTTACCACTGGCTCCCCCGTTGGACCTGGAGCAGCAGTGGCAAGACATCATGGCTATCATGGAACTACAG GAAATGGAGGTTAATAACACCTCAGAGAACTCCTTCCTCAGCACTACTTCCAACAGTACCAATACCAGTGGCAGCACAAGTGAGTCCGGCTCAGTTGGAAGCTTTGGACTTACTCGTTCCTCCACCCTTATTCACCAAGATGTCAGCCTTCACCAGGCCTCCCTCCCTAGCTGCAGCCAGGACTTTCCCACACTTTTCAATCCAGAGATGGATGCCACTAGCACCCCACGGACCCCCTTGCTTAGAATGTCCTCCAGCAACTCCTCCAACGTCAACTCTACATTCGGAGCCACCAACCTGACTGGACTCTTTCTCCCACCGCCTCTGAACAGCACCAACAACATCACTTGCACTCCAGTGTTGCCTGATCCCTTCAGCACTCTGCTGGAGGAGTCTATGCTGGATGAGATCAGTCTGCTGGACCTGGCAATGGAGGAGGGCTTCAACCAGGCCCAGGCCTCTCAGCTGGAGGATGAACTCGACTCGGACTCAGGCCTCTCCCTAGACTCCAGTCACAGCCCGGCCTCCCCGAGCAGCTCTGAGACCTCCTGCTCCTCCgccgcttcctcctcctccacctctgccACCTTCTCAGAGGAAGGGGCTGTGGGATACAGCACTGACTCGGAGTCAGCTGCCGTGGAACCAGAAGAAGGCGCTGTGGGGGGCTACCAGCCCGAGTTCAACAAGCTCTGCCGCATGAGCTACCAGGACCCCTCCCAGTTCCACGGGCTCCCTCAGCTCGACAACATCAACCACAATCACACCTACAATTTACCACTGTCTTCATCGTTCGATGAACACCTAGAGCTACCGATTCCCACTGGCAAGAAAATGGGCCGTGAGAAGCAGTCAAAGCTTAAGCCCCAACAGGACTTCCTGGACAAACAGTCGAGTCGCGATGAGCGACGGGCTCGGGCCATGAAGATCCCCTTCTCAAACGAGAAGATCATAAATCTGCCTGTGGAGGAGTTCAACGAGCTTCTTTCCAAGCACCACCTGAGCGAGGCCCAACTGGCCCTCGTCCGCGACATTCGTAGACGTGGTAAGAACAAGATGGCGGCCCAGAACTGCCGCAAGCGCAAGCTGGATACCATCATCAACCTGGAGCAAGGGGTGCACGACCTGCGTCGTGACAAGGCGCGGCTGCTGAAGGAGAAGATGGAGTTTATTCGCTCCATCCGCCAGATGAAGCAGAAAGTGCAAAGCCTCTACCAGGAGGTGTTCACCCAGCTTCGGGATGAGGAGGGCCAGCCCTACCCCCCCAGCGAGTACTCGCTCCAGTACAGCGCCGACGGCAGCGTTCTGATCATGCCCCGCACCATGACAGATCAGCAAACCCGTAAGCCCGAAAAGAAACAAAAGGACAAAAAGAAGTGA
- the LOC106589287 gene encoding endoplasmic reticulum membrane sensor NFE2L1 isoform X1, which yields MYKISTQMLYLKKYFTEGLIQFTILLSLIGVRVDLDTYLSNQLPPLREIILGPSSAYTQTQFHNLRNTLDGYGIHPKSVDLDQFFTTRRLLNQVRQLDRLSVPSPELSTWLVHRDPETVVSAASQSSPSITLDNGAGLEDVNNSETPTMRGGGGAPESTYNPSGEDSTLGAVAPEDSQEQHNRDGNDDLTKEDIDLIDILWRQDIDLGAGREVFNYSSRQKESEVEKPSPEEEERAEAQERWRNGVNLQEAQPVDGETGESIPEQIPGLGSQTSLSLQECLRLLEATFPFGEESPEFPAPVVTAELVVANEEAPSTSRGLPLAPPLDLEQQWQDIMAIMELQEMEVNNTSENSFLSTTSNSTNTSGSTSESGSVGSFGLTRSSTLIHQDVSLHQASLPSCSQDFPTLFNPEMDATSTPRTPLLRMSSSNSSNVNSTFGATNLTGLFLPPPLNSTNNITCTPVLPDPFSTLLEESMLDEISLLDLAMEEGFNQAQASQLEDELDSDSGLSLDSSHSPASPSSSETSCSSAASSSSTSATFSEEGAVGYSTDSESAAVEPEEGAVGGYQPEFNKLCRMSYQDPSQFHGLPQLDNINHNHTYNLPLSSSFDEHLELPIPTGKKMGREKQSKLKPQQDFLDKQSSRDERRARAMKIPFSNEKIINLPVEEFNELLSKHHLSEAQLALVRDIRRRGKNKMAAQNCRKRKLDTIINLEQGVHDLRRDKARLLKEKMEFIRSIRQMKQKVQSLYQEVFTQLRDEEGQPYPPSEYSLQYSADGSVLIMPRTMTDQQTRKPEKKQKDKKK from the exons ATGTATAAAATCTCCACGC AAATGCTTTACCTGAAAAAGTACTTCACAGAGGGCCTGATTCAGTTCACCATCCTCCTGAGTCTCATTGGGGTGCGGGTGGACCTGGACACCTACCTGAGCAATCAGCTGCCCCCACTGCGGGAGATCATCTTAGGCCCCAGCTCGGCCTACACCCAAACGCAGTTCCACAACCTCCGCAACACGCTGGACGGATATGGCATCCATCCCAAGAGTGTGGACCTTGACCAGTTCTTTACCACCCGCCGGCTGCTGAACCAGGTGCGCCAGCTGGATCGCCTGTCAGTGCCCAGTCCAGAGCTGAGCACGTGGCTGGTGCACCGTGACCCTGAGACTGTGGTGTCCGCCGCCAGCCAGTCCAGCCCCAGCATCACCCTGGACAATGGGGCCGGCCTGGAGGACGTGAACAACTCCGAAACCCCGACCATGAGGGGTGGCGGCGGAGCGCCTGAGTCCACCTACAACCCAAGTGGAGAGGACAGCACCCTGGGAGCCGTGGCCCCTGAGGACAGCCAGGAGCAACACAACAGGGATGGCAATGATGATCTCACCAAAGAG GACATTGATTTGATTGACATCCTGTGGCGACAGGACATCGACCTTGGCGCAGGACGGGAAGTGTTCAACTATAGCAGTCGCCAGAAGGAGAGTGAGGTGGAAAAGCCCAGcccagaggaggaggaaagagcagAGGcacaggagagatggaggaatggagTGAACCTTCAAGAGGCTCAGCCTGTGGATGGAGAGACCGGGGAGAGCATACCAGAGCAG ATCCCAGGCCTTGGCTCTCAGACCTCACTGTCCCTGCAGGAATGCCTAAGGCTGCTGGAGGCCACCTTCCCTTTCGGAGAAGAATCTCCTGAG TTTCCAGCCCCTGTAGTCACAGCTGAGCTTGTGGTGGCCAATGAAGAAGCTCCATCCACATCTCGGGGCTTACCACTGGCTCCCCCGTTGGACCTGGAGCAGCAGTGGCAAGACATCATGGCTATCATGGAACTACAG GAAATGGAGGTTAATAACACCTCAGAGAACTCCTTCCTCAGCACTACTTCCAACAGTACCAATACCAGTGGCAGCACAAGTGAGTCCGGCTCAGTTGGAAGCTTTGGACTTACTCGTTCCTCCACCCTTATTCACCAAGATGTCAGCCTTCACCAGGCCTCCCTCCCTAGCTGCAGCCAGGACTTTCCCACACTTTTCAATCCAGAGATGGATGCCACTAGCACCCCACGGACCCCCTTGCTTAGAATGTCCTCCAGCAACTCCTCCAACGTCAACTCTACATTCGGAGCCACCAACCTGACTGGACTCTTTCTCCCACCGCCTCTGAACAGCACCAACAACATCACTTGCACTCCAGTGTTGCCTGATCCCTTCAGCACTCTGCTGGAGGAGTCTATGCTGGATGAGATCAGTCTGCTGGACCTGGCAATGGAGGAGGGCTTCAACCAGGCCCAGGCCTCTCAGCTGGAGGATGAACTCGACTCGGACTCAGGCCTCTCCCTAGACTCCAGTCACAGCCCGGCCTCCCCGAGCAGCTCTGAGACCTCCTGCTCCTCCgccgcttcctcctcctccacctctgccACCTTCTCAGAGGAAGGGGCTGTGGGATACAGCACTGACTCGGAGTCAGCTGCCGTGGAACCAGAAGAAGGCGCTGTGGGGGGCTACCAGCCCGAGTTCAACAAGCTCTGCCGCATGAGCTACCAGGACCCCTCCCAGTTCCACGGGCTCCCTCAGCTCGACAACATCAACCACAATCACACCTACAATTTACCACTGTCTTCATCGTTCGATGAACACCTAGAGCTACCGATTCCCACTGGCAAGAAAATGGGCCGTGAGAAGCAGTCAAAGCTTAAGCCCCAACAGGACTTCCTGGACAAACAGTCGAGTCGCGATGAGCGACGGGCTCGGGCCATGAAGATCCCCTTCTCAAACGAGAAGATCATAAATCTGCCTGTGGAGGAGTTCAACGAGCTTCTTTCCAAGCACCACCTGAGCGAGGCCCAACTGGCCCTCGTCCGCGACATTCGTAGACGTGGTAAGAACAAGATGGCGGCCCAGAACTGCCGCAAGCGCAAGCTGGATACCATCATCAACCTGGAGCAAGGGGTGCACGACCTGCGTCGTGACAAGGCGCGGCTGCTGAAGGAGAAGATGGAGTTTATTCGCTCCATCCGCCAGATGAAGCAGAAAGTGCAAAGCCTCTACCAGGAGGTGTTCACCCAGCTTCGGGATGAGGAGGGCCAGCCCTACCCCCCCAGCGAGTACTCGCTCCAGTACAGCGCCGACGGCAGCGTTCTGATCATGCCCCGCACCATGACAGATCAGCAAACCCGTAAGCCCGAAAAGAAACAAAAGGACAAAAAGAAGTGA
- the LOC106589287 gene encoding endoplasmic reticulum membrane sensor NFE2L1 isoform X3: protein MYKISTQMLYLKKYFTEGLIQFTILLSLIGVRVDLDTYLSNQLPPLREIILGPSSAYTQTQFHNLRNTLDGYGIHPKSVDLDQFFTTRRLLNQVRQLDRLSVPSPELSTWLVHRDPETVVSAASQSSPSITLDNGAGLEDVNNSETPTMRGGGGAPESTYNPSGEDSTLGAVAPEDSQEQHNRDGNDDLTKEDIDLGAGREVFNYSSRQKESEVEKPSPEEEERAEAQERWRNGVNLQEAQPVDGETGESIPEQIPGLGSQTSLSLQECLRLLEATFPFGEESPEFPAPVVTAELVVANEEAPSTSRGLPLAPPLDLEQQWQDIMAIMELQEMEVNNTSENSFLSTTSNSTNTSGSTSESGSVGSFGLTRSSTLIHQDVSLHQASLPSCSQDFPTLFNPEMDATSTPRTPLLRMSSSNSSNVNSTFGATNLTGLFLPPPLNSTNNITCTPVLPDPFSTLLEESMLDEISLLDLAMEEGFNQAQASQLEDELDSDSGLSLDSSHSPASPSSSETSCSSAASSSSTSATFSEEGAVGYSTDSESAAVEPEEGAVGGYQPEFNKLCRMSYQDPSQFHGLPQLDNINHNHTYNLPLSSSFDEHLELPIPTGKKMGREKQSKLKPQQDFLDKQSSRDERRARAMKIPFSNEKIINLPVEEFNELLSKHHLSEAQLALVRDIRRRGKNKMAAQNCRKRKLDTIINLEQGVHDLRRDKARLLKEKMEFIRSIRQMKQKVQSLYQEVFTQLRDEEGQPYPPSEYSLQYSADGSVLIMPRTMTDQQTRKPEKKQKDKKK from the exons ATGTATAAAATCTCCACGC AAATGCTTTACCTGAAAAAGTACTTCACAGAGGGCCTGATTCAGTTCACCATCCTCCTGAGTCTCATTGGGGTGCGGGTGGACCTGGACACCTACCTGAGCAATCAGCTGCCCCCACTGCGGGAGATCATCTTAGGCCCCAGCTCGGCCTACACCCAAACGCAGTTCCACAACCTCCGCAACACGCTGGACGGATATGGCATCCATCCCAAGAGTGTGGACCTTGACCAGTTCTTTACCACCCGCCGGCTGCTGAACCAGGTGCGCCAGCTGGATCGCCTGTCAGTGCCCAGTCCAGAGCTGAGCACGTGGCTGGTGCACCGTGACCCTGAGACTGTGGTGTCCGCCGCCAGCCAGTCCAGCCCCAGCATCACCCTGGACAATGGGGCCGGCCTGGAGGACGTGAACAACTCCGAAACCCCGACCATGAGGGGTGGCGGCGGAGCGCCTGAGTCCACCTACAACCCAAGTGGAGAGGACAGCACCCTGGGAGCCGTGGCCCCTGAGGACAGCCAGGAGCAACACAACAGGGATGGCAATGATGATCTCACCAAAGAG GACATCGACCTTGGCGCAGGACGGGAAGTGTTCAACTATAGCAGTCGCCAGAAGGAGAGTGAGGTGGAAAAGCCCAGcccagaggaggaggaaagagcagAGGcacaggagagatggaggaatggagTGAACCTTCAAGAGGCTCAGCCTGTGGATGGAGAGACCGGGGAGAGCATACCAGAGCAG ATCCCAGGCCTTGGCTCTCAGACCTCACTGTCCCTGCAGGAATGCCTAAGGCTGCTGGAGGCCACCTTCCCTTTCGGAGAAGAATCTCCTGAG TTTCCAGCCCCTGTAGTCACAGCTGAGCTTGTGGTGGCCAATGAAGAAGCTCCATCCACATCTCGGGGCTTACCACTGGCTCCCCCGTTGGACCTGGAGCAGCAGTGGCAAGACATCATGGCTATCATGGAACTACAG GAAATGGAGGTTAATAACACCTCAGAGAACTCCTTCCTCAGCACTACTTCCAACAGTACCAATACCAGTGGCAGCACAAGTGAGTCCGGCTCAGTTGGAAGCTTTGGACTTACTCGTTCCTCCACCCTTATTCACCAAGATGTCAGCCTTCACCAGGCCTCCCTCCCTAGCTGCAGCCAGGACTTTCCCACACTTTTCAATCCAGAGATGGATGCCACTAGCACCCCACGGACCCCCTTGCTTAGAATGTCCTCCAGCAACTCCTCCAACGTCAACTCTACATTCGGAGCCACCAACCTGACTGGACTCTTTCTCCCACCGCCTCTGAACAGCACCAACAACATCACTTGCACTCCAGTGTTGCCTGATCCCTTCAGCACTCTGCTGGAGGAGTCTATGCTGGATGAGATCAGTCTGCTGGACCTGGCAATGGAGGAGGGCTTCAACCAGGCCCAGGCCTCTCAGCTGGAGGATGAACTCGACTCGGACTCAGGCCTCTCCCTAGACTCCAGTCACAGCCCGGCCTCCCCGAGCAGCTCTGAGACCTCCTGCTCCTCCgccgcttcctcctcctccacctctgccACCTTCTCAGAGGAAGGGGCTGTGGGATACAGCACTGACTCGGAGTCAGCTGCCGTGGAACCAGAAGAAGGCGCTGTGGGGGGCTACCAGCCCGAGTTCAACAAGCTCTGCCGCATGAGCTACCAGGACCCCTCCCAGTTCCACGGGCTCCCTCAGCTCGACAACATCAACCACAATCACACCTACAATTTACCACTGTCTTCATCGTTCGATGAACACCTAGAGCTACCGATTCCCACTGGCAAGAAAATGGGCCGTGAGAAGCAGTCAAAGCTTAAGCCCCAACAGGACTTCCTGGACAAACAGTCGAGTCGCGATGAGCGACGGGCTCGGGCCATGAAGATCCCCTTCTCAAACGAGAAGATCATAAATCTGCCTGTGGAGGAGTTCAACGAGCTTCTTTCCAAGCACCACCTGAGCGAGGCCCAACTGGCCCTCGTCCGCGACATTCGTAGACGTGGTAAGAACAAGATGGCGGCCCAGAACTGCCGCAAGCGCAAGCTGGATACCATCATCAACCTGGAGCAAGGGGTGCACGACCTGCGTCGTGACAAGGCGCGGCTGCTGAAGGAGAAGATGGAGTTTATTCGCTCCATCCGCCAGATGAAGCAGAAAGTGCAAAGCCTCTACCAGGAGGTGTTCACCCAGCTTCGGGATGAGGAGGGCCAGCCCTACCCCCCCAGCGAGTACTCGCTCCAGTACAGCGCCGACGGCAGCGTTCTGATCATGCCCCGCACCATGACAGATCAGCAAACCCGTAAGCCCGAAAAGAAACAAAAGGACAAAAAGAAGTGA